From the Micromonospora lupini genome, one window contains:
- a CDS encoding DUF58 domain-containing protein, with product MARAAAVTSPTPRPAPDRSEAVLSRLQLLVTRKLDGLLQGDYAGLLPGPGSEAGESREYRPGDDVRRMDWPVTARTTTPHVRRTVADRELETWLALDLSASLDFGTGQWLKREVVVAAAAAITHLTVRGGNRIGAVIGTGGGASAPARRWRGGPPPVGPGVLTRLPARSGRKEAQGLLRAVAGTAIQPGRGDLGALVEMLNRPPRRRGVAVVVSDFLAPTEQWARPLRKLRVRHDVLAIEVVDPRELELPDVGVLPVVDPESGELHEVQTADPRLRQRYAEAAAAQRAAIAAALRGAGAAHLRLRTDRDWLLDMVRFVAAQRHARTRGTTR from the coding sequence CTGGCCCGGGCAGCGGCCGTGACCTCACCCACCCCTCGTCCCGCCCCCGACCGCAGCGAGGCCGTGCTGTCCCGACTCCAGTTGCTTGTCACCCGAAAGCTCGACGGTCTGCTCCAGGGTGACTACGCCGGCCTGCTCCCGGGGCCGGGCAGCGAGGCGGGGGAGTCGCGGGAGTACCGCCCCGGCGACGACGTACGCCGGATGGACTGGCCGGTGACCGCGCGGACCACGACCCCGCACGTGCGGCGGACGGTCGCGGACCGGGAGTTGGAGACGTGGCTGGCGCTCGACCTCTCGGCGAGCCTGGACTTCGGCACCGGGCAGTGGCTCAAGCGGGAGGTGGTGGTGGCCGCCGCCGCCGCCATCACCCACCTGACCGTGCGGGGCGGCAACCGGATCGGCGCGGTGATCGGCACCGGCGGCGGCGCGTCCGCACCGGCGCGCCGATGGCGGGGTGGCCCGCCGCCGGTCGGGCCGGGGGTGCTCACCCGTCTGCCGGCCCGCTCCGGCCGCAAGGAGGCACAGGGCCTGCTGCGGGCCGTCGCCGGCACCGCGATCCAGCCCGGCCGGGGCGACCTGGGGGCGCTTGTCGAGATGCTCAACCGCCCGCCCCGGCGGCGCGGGGTGGCAGTGGTGGTCTCCGACTTCCTGGCACCGACCGAGCAGTGGGCCCGGCCGCTGCGCAAGCTGCGCGTCCGGCACGACGTGCTGGCGATCGAGGTGGTCGACCCGCGCGAGCTGGAACTGCCCGACGTGGGGGTGTTGCCGGTGGTCGACCCGGAGAGCGGTGAGCTGCACGAGGTGCAGACCGCCGACCCGCGGCTGCGGCAGCGCTACGCCGAGGCCGCCGCCGCCCAACGGGCCGCGATCGCCGCTGCCCTGCGCGGCGCCGGCGCGGCCCACCTGCGTCTGCGTACCGACCGAGACTGGCTGCTGGACATGGTGCGTTTCGTGGCCGCGCAGCGGCACGCCCGCACCCGGGGGACGACACGATGA
- a CDS encoding AAA family ATPase encodes MAQPTMPDAPTPNGVAPEKPAPVTTPAQDATLLEKALFEIKRVIVGQDRMVERMFVALLARGHCLLEGVPGVAKTLAVETLAKVVGGSFARVQFTPDLVPADIMGTRIYRQSSEKFDVELGPVFVNFLLADEINRAPAKVQSALLEVMSERQVSIGGESHRVPDPFLVMATQNPIEQEGVYPLPEAQRDRFLMKIVVGYPTDAEEREIVYRMGVTAPEPTAVFDTPELIALQRKADQVFVHNALVDYAVRLVLATRAPAEHGMPDVAQLIQYGASPRASLGLVRATRALALLRGRDYALPQDVQDIAPDILRHRLVLSYDALADDVPADHIVHRVMSTIPLPAVAPRQQATPPSSTPPPGAGWPGQRP; translated from the coding sequence GTGGCCCAGCCGACCATGCCCGACGCCCCGACGCCGAACGGGGTGGCACCGGAGAAACCCGCGCCGGTGACCACACCCGCGCAGGACGCCACCCTGCTGGAGAAGGCGCTCTTCGAGATCAAACGGGTGATCGTCGGGCAGGACCGGATGGTCGAGCGGATGTTCGTCGCGCTGCTCGCCCGCGGCCACTGCCTGCTCGAAGGCGTGCCCGGCGTGGCCAAGACCCTGGCCGTGGAGACCCTCGCCAAGGTCGTCGGGGGGTCCTTCGCCCGGGTGCAGTTCACCCCGGACCTGGTGCCGGCCGACATCATGGGCACCCGGATCTACCGGCAGTCGAGCGAGAAGTTCGACGTCGAGCTGGGCCCGGTGTTCGTCAACTTCCTGCTCGCCGACGAGATCAACCGCGCTCCGGCCAAGGTGCAGTCGGCACTGCTGGAGGTCATGAGCGAGCGCCAGGTGTCCATCGGCGGGGAGAGCCACCGGGTGCCCGATCCGTTCCTGGTGATGGCCACCCAGAACCCGATCGAGCAGGAGGGCGTCTACCCGCTGCCGGAGGCGCAGCGGGACCGGTTCCTCATGAAGATCGTCGTGGGCTACCCGACGGACGCCGAGGAGCGGGAGATCGTCTACCGGATGGGCGTGACCGCCCCGGAGCCGACGGCGGTCTTCGACACCCCCGAGCTGATCGCTCTGCAACGCAAGGCCGACCAGGTCTTCGTGCACAACGCGCTCGTCGACTACGCGGTGCGCCTGGTGCTGGCCACCCGCGCGCCCGCCGAGCACGGCATGCCGGACGTCGCCCAACTGATCCAGTACGGGGCCAGCCCGCGTGCCTCGCTCGGTCTGGTCCGGGCCACCCGCGCGCTGGCGCTGCTGCGCGGGCGCGACTACGCCCTGCCGCAGGACGTGCAGGACATCGCCCCGGACATCCTGCGCCACCGGCTGGTGCTCAGCTACGACGCGCTCGCCGACGACGTGCCGGCCGACCACATCGTGCACCGGGTGATGTCGACCATCCCGCTCCCGGCGGTCGCGCCCCGACAGCAGGCCACCCCGCCGTCGAGCACCCCGCCGCCGGGTGCCGGCTGGCCCGGGCAGCGGCCGTGA
- a CDS encoding PH domain-containing protein produces MPPGPGPLADSGPRSSGRGPLEPWPDSVRWQPISTDLIWVELIRLAVVVAIGLAVTAIGWALSGHWLLGLALALVVVLGAWRATAVVRAVRAWGYAERDDDLLVRHGLLVRRLSIVPYSRMQFVDVSAGPLERAFDLATVQLHTAAAASDARVPGLRPAEASRLRDRLTALGEDRAEGL; encoded by the coding sequence CTGCCGCCGGGCCCTGGACCGTTGGCCGACTCCGGCCCGCGGTCGTCGGGGCGCGGTCCGCTGGAGCCCTGGCCGGACAGCGTCAGGTGGCAGCCGATCTCCACCGACCTGATCTGGGTGGAGCTGATCCGGCTCGCGGTAGTGGTGGCCATCGGCCTGGCGGTGACCGCGATCGGCTGGGCGCTGAGCGGCCACTGGCTGCTCGGGCTCGCGCTCGCCCTCGTGGTGGTGCTCGGCGCGTGGCGGGCCACGGCCGTCGTCCGCGCGGTACGCGCCTGGGGTTACGCCGAGCGCGACGACGACCTGCTGGTGCGGCACGGGCTGCTGGTCCGGCGGTTGTCAATCGTCCCGTACTCCCGCATGCAGTTCGTCGACGTGAGCGCCGGCCCGCTGGAGCGTGCCTTCGACCTGGCCACCGTGCAGTTGCACACGGCCGCGGCCGCCAGCGACGCGCGGGTGCCGGGCCTGCGTCCGGCGGAGGCGTCCCGGCTGCGCGACAGGCTCACCGCGCTCGGCGAGGACCGGGCGGAGGGCCTGTGA
- a CDS encoding PH domain-containing protein, with product MSDGPAEPGTRPPLPAGSAPPTGTPHPAGPPGPPPAGPPVPPPPAGPPGPPPDGPPGPPDGPPGPAHAAGPTGPSYPVGPPGGPYPAGPSGAVHPWPTAPDGVDGEPRRRLHPLSPLLHGVKSLVVVIAGLSWSTLSRVGFGWFAAMVAVLALGATVLSVISWYNTGYHVVGRELRVHEGLLWRRTRAIPLERLQAVEVVRPLLAQLTGLAELRLEVVGGGKTEAPLAYLPVADAARLRERLLAIAGRTTPPPPPGVTAPPTEPGTPAATPGRPLHAVRNKDLLVSQLLTPQAFLLPFGLAFVVVQFVTAGSWSFVAVASTLTAMAGVLLQPIRRVLDDWNFRLARDGGILRVHNGLLETRAQTVPLDRVQTLRATWPLLWRVNDWLRLRLEVAGYSVAEADDRNRPDRLLPVGDLPTATMIVAEVLPGVRLDALALSPPPPRTRWLHPLGRGALGAGLFERVFATRSGLLTRQVAIVPYGRIQSVRVVQGPVQRRLGLATVHADTAGGSGATAQDRDVAEAWTLAAELTTRAQAARATP from the coding sequence ATGAGCGACGGCCCCGCCGAGCCGGGCACCCGGCCGCCGCTACCGGCCGGCAGCGCGCCTCCCACCGGCACACCACACCCTGCCGGCCCGCCCGGTCCGCCGCCCGCCGGCCCGCCGGTGCCGCCGCCGCCCGCCGGCCCTCCCGGTCCGCCGCCCGACGGCCCTCCCGGCCCGCCCGACGGCCCTCCCGGCCCGGCGCACGCAGCCGGCCCAACTGGTCCGTCATACCCCGTGGGTCCGCCCGGCGGGCCATACCCCGCCGGCCCGTCCGGGGCGGTGCACCCCTGGCCGACGGCGCCGGACGGCGTTGACGGTGAGCCCCGGCGGCGGCTGCACCCGCTCAGCCCGCTGCTGCACGGCGTCAAGTCGCTGGTCGTGGTGATCGCGGGCCTGTCCTGGTCGACGCTGTCGCGGGTCGGCTTCGGCTGGTTCGCCGCGATGGTGGCGGTGCTGGCGCTCGGCGCGACAGTGCTGTCGGTGATCAGCTGGTACAACACCGGCTACCACGTGGTGGGCCGCGAACTGCGGGTGCACGAGGGGCTGCTCTGGAGGCGTACCCGGGCCATCCCGCTGGAGCGGTTGCAGGCCGTGGAGGTGGTCCGGCCCCTGCTCGCCCAGCTCACCGGCCTGGCCGAGCTGCGCCTGGAGGTGGTCGGCGGAGGCAAGACCGAGGCGCCGCTGGCGTACCTTCCAGTGGCCGACGCCGCCCGCCTGCGCGAGCGGCTGCTGGCGATCGCCGGACGGACGACGCCGCCACCCCCGCCCGGCGTCACCGCGCCCCCGACGGAACCCGGGACTCCGGCGGCCACGCCGGGCCGGCCGCTACACGCGGTACGCAACAAGGACCTGCTGGTCAGTCAGTTGCTCACCCCGCAGGCGTTCCTGCTCCCGTTCGGTCTGGCCTTCGTCGTGGTGCAGTTCGTCACCGCCGGGTCGTGGTCGTTCGTCGCGGTGGCGAGCACGCTGACCGCGATGGCCGGTGTGCTGCTGCAACCGATCCGCCGCGTCCTCGACGACTGGAACTTCCGGCTGGCCCGCGACGGCGGCATCCTGCGGGTACACAACGGCCTGCTGGAGACGCGTGCGCAGACCGTGCCGCTGGACCGGGTCCAGACCCTGCGGGCCACCTGGCCGCTGCTGTGGCGGGTGAACGACTGGCTGCGACTGCGGTTGGAGGTGGCCGGCTACTCCGTGGCGGAGGCCGACGACCGCAACCGGCCGGACCGGTTGCTGCCGGTCGGCGACCTGCCGACCGCCACGATGATCGTCGCCGAGGTGCTGCCCGGCGTACGCCTGGACGCGCTGGCACTGAGCCCACCACCGCCCCGGACGCGCTGGCTGCACCCGCTCGGGCGCGGCGCGCTCGGGGCGGGTCTGTTCGAGCGGGTGTTCGCCACCCGGTCCGGTCTGCTCACCCGGCAGGTGGCGATCGTGCCGTACGGGCGGATCCAGAGCGTGCGGGTGGTGCAGGGGCCGGTGCAGCGCCGGCTGGGCCTGGCGACCGTACACGCGGACACGGCGGGAGGTTCAGGCGCGACCGCCCAGGACCGCGACGTAGCCGAGGCATGGACCCTGGCAGCCGAGCTGACAACCCGAGCGCAAGCGGCCCGCGCCACCCCCTAG
- a CDS encoding phosphatase PAP2 family protein: MAVVTDPQPPARTDPPASPDGGRRRIVAMTVWAVAFVAAWLAIGLPTDPAYAFVWIWLGTIAWNSDRPWRSHLRFARDWVPVVLLLAAYNLSRGFADNGATPHAMELIVADRFMFGWATGGEVPTVWLQQHLYRPEVQWWDIAASWVYFSHFVVTLAAAAVLWLRDRHRWASYMRRWGFLCAAGLATYFIYPAAPPWWAAQNGLLTEVARISTRGWKAFGMHGAGNVLNAGQIASNPVAAMPSLHTAWALFVVLFFLRTTRRRWWPLLLAYPLAMTFTLVYSGEHYVIDVLVGWTYVGLTYLVVGLAERAWRTRHPRHPRPPTQDSVDHEVVAVPTGVSRQ; this comes from the coding sequence ATGGCCGTCGTGACTGACCCCCAGCCCCCCGCCCGGACCGACCCGCCCGCGTCCCCGGACGGGGGCCGTCGGCGCATCGTCGCCATGACGGTCTGGGCGGTCGCCTTCGTCGCCGCCTGGCTCGCGATCGGGCTGCCCACCGACCCCGCGTACGCCTTCGTGTGGATCTGGCTCGGGACCATCGCCTGGAACAGCGACCGCCCGTGGCGCAGCCACCTGCGCTTCGCCCGGGACTGGGTGCCTGTGGTGCTGCTGCTGGCCGCGTACAACCTGTCGCGCGGGTTCGCCGACAACGGCGCCACCCCGCACGCCATGGAGCTGATCGTCGCCGACCGGTTCATGTTCGGCTGGGCCACCGGCGGGGAGGTGCCCACCGTCTGGTTGCAGCAGCACCTCTACCGCCCGGAGGTGCAGTGGTGGGACATCGCGGCGAGCTGGGTGTACTTCTCGCACTTCGTGGTGACGCTGGCCGCCGCCGCGGTGCTCTGGCTGCGGGACCGGCACCGCTGGGCCTCGTACATGCGGCGCTGGGGTTTCCTCTGCGCCGCCGGCCTGGCCACGTACTTCATCTACCCGGCTGCCCCGCCCTGGTGGGCCGCGCAGAACGGCCTGCTCACCGAAGTCGCCCGGATCTCCACCCGGGGCTGGAAGGCGTTCGGCATGCACGGCGCCGGCAACGTGCTCAACGCCGGCCAGATCGCCTCGAACCCGGTCGCCGCGATGCCGTCGCTGCACACCGCGTGGGCGCTGTTCGTGGTGCTGTTCTTCCTGCGCACCACCCGCCGCCGCTGGTGGCCGCTTCTGCTCGCGTACCCGCTGGCGATGACGTTCACCCTGGTCTACTCCGGTGAGCACTACGTGATCGACGTGCTGGTGGGCTGGACGTACGTCGGGCTCACCTACCTGGTCGTCGGCCTCGCCGAGCGAGCCTGGCGCACCCGCCACCCCCGCCACCCCCGGCCCCCCACCCAAGACTCCGTCGATCATGAGGTTGTTGCCGTCCCGACCGGCGTGTCGAGGCAATAA
- a CDS encoding thioesterase family protein — translation MQEQPEPALAPGLTAQVELTVTDTDTAQAVGSGDVPVLGTPRVLALAEAATVAATAATLPPGSTTVGTRVELEHLAPTVVGRTVRAQALLATVDGRRLSFEVTVADGDQTVARGRVDRIVVDRQRFVDRAGRQS, via the coding sequence ATGCAGGAGCAGCCCGAGCCGGCCCTCGCGCCGGGTCTGACCGCCCAGGTCGAACTGACCGTCACCGACACGGACACCGCCCAGGCGGTCGGTTCGGGGGACGTACCGGTGCTGGGCACACCCCGGGTGCTCGCGCTGGCCGAGGCGGCCACCGTCGCGGCCACGGCGGCCACGCTGCCTCCCGGGTCGACAACTGTCGGCACCCGGGTCGAGTTGGAGCACCTGGCGCCGACTGTGGTCGGGCGCACGGTGCGGGCGCAGGCCCTGCTGGCGACTGTCGACGGTCGCCGGTTGTCGTTCGAGGTCACCGTCGCCGACGGCGACCAGACGGTGGCCCGGGGCCGGGTCGACCGGATCGTGGTGGATCGGCAACGCTTCGTCGACCGGGCCGGGCGGCAGTCGTGA
- a CDS encoding MBL fold metallo-hydrolase: MSAGFAEVADRVYVLREPLLRVNVTLVVGDDEALLVDTLSSARQATELAAAVGRVTDRQLTLVNTHHHYDHCFGNAVLAGDPPRPVYAHERAAAALREEPERLRREAYEEVRTEHPELAAELVDTPLLAPTHPVHTETALDLGGRRVVLRHPGRGHTDADLVVHVPDADVLVAGDLVEQSGPPAFEDSYPLQWPDAVADLLRLTSARTVVVPGHGDPVDVGFVRAQHAELVRLAWLIRAAHTGDAPPERVAAEAPFGARAALIAARRGYTELNGSP; encoded by the coding sequence GTGAGCGCCGGGTTCGCCGAGGTCGCCGACCGGGTGTACGTGCTGCGCGAGCCTCTGCTGCGTGTCAACGTCACACTTGTCGTCGGCGACGACGAGGCGCTGCTGGTGGACACGCTCTCCTCGGCCCGGCAGGCCACGGAGCTGGCCGCCGCCGTCGGGCGGGTCACCGACCGTCAGTTGACGCTCGTCAACACCCACCACCACTACGACCACTGCTTCGGCAACGCCGTCCTGGCCGGCGACCCACCCCGCCCGGTGTACGCGCACGAGCGGGCCGCCGCGGCCCTGCGCGAGGAGCCGGAGCGGCTGCGCCGGGAGGCGTACGAGGAGGTGCGTACCGAGCACCCGGAGCTGGCGGCCGAGCTGGTCGACACCCCGCTGCTCGCTCCGACGCACCCGGTGCACACCGAGACGGCGCTCGACCTGGGCGGCCGGCGGGTCGTGCTGCGGCACCCGGGGCGCGGGCACACCGACGCCGACCTGGTGGTGCACGTGCCCGACGCGGACGTGCTCGTCGCCGGTGATCTGGTGGAGCAGAGCGGCCCGCCCGCCTTCGAGGACTCGTACCCCCTGCAGTGGCCGGACGCGGTCGCGGACCTGCTGCGGCTGACGTCCGCGCGCACTGTGGTCGTGCCGGGCCACGGCGACCCGGTGGACGTCGGGTTCGTCCGCGCCCAGCACGCCGAGCTGGTGCGACTGGCCTGGCTGATCCGGGCCGCGCACACAGGCGACGCGCCGCCGGAGCGGGTGGCCGCCGAGGCGCCCTTCGGCGCCCGCGCCGCCCTGATCGCCGCCCGCCGCGGCTACACCGAACTCAACGGCTCGCCCTAA
- a CDS encoding carbohydrate kinase family protein, whose protein sequence is MGYAVVFGEALVDLLDTERDGERVYLQAIGGGPLNVAVGVTRLGGAAQFVGSLGDDVLGGRIRGFLTDVGVGLAGAVTAPVSTTLAVVTYSGPEPDFRFYGEPPSYGLLGPDDLDLALLEGADVLYCGSVVLLQPRTLAAARRAWSLAAGVRVLDPNVRPRLLDGPAALDGLREVVAELAAGAHLVKLSTADAELLYPGEPVEGVAAYLRELGAATVVVTLGAAGAVLAAAGADPVRVPAPKVDAIDATGAGDSVMAALIADLLLDGEPDDPAGWVERVAFALRVAGLVCESPGGATAMPTRTDVTRRFGR, encoded by the coding sequence ATGGGGTACGCGGTGGTGTTCGGCGAGGCGCTCGTCGACCTGCTCGACACCGAGCGCGACGGGGAACGGGTCTACCTGCAGGCGATCGGCGGTGGGCCGCTCAACGTCGCCGTCGGGGTGACCCGGCTCGGCGGCGCGGCACAGTTCGTCGGCTCGCTCGGTGACGACGTGCTGGGCGGGCGGATCCGCGGCTTTCTGACCGACGTCGGCGTCGGTCTCGCCGGTGCGGTCACGGCGCCGGTGTCGACCACGCTCGCGGTGGTCACGTACTCCGGGCCGGAACCCGACTTCCGCTTCTACGGAGAGCCGCCCTCCTACGGTCTGCTCGGCCCGGACGATCTGGACCTGGCGCTGCTGGAGGGCGCGGACGTGCTCTACTGCGGCTCGGTCGTGCTGCTGCAGCCGCGCACCCTTGCCGCCGCGCGTCGGGCCTGGTCGCTCGCCGCCGGGGTGCGCGTCCTCGACCCGAACGTACGCCCCCGCCTGCTCGACGGGCCGGCCGCGCTGGACGGGCTGCGCGAGGTGGTGGCCGAGTTGGCCGCGGGCGCGCACCTGGTCAAGCTGAGCACCGCCGACGCCGAGCTGCTCTACCCGGGCGAGCCGGTCGAGGGGGTGGCCGCGTACCTGCGTGAGCTGGGCGCGGCCACGGTGGTGGTGACGCTCGGCGCGGCCGGCGCGGTGCTGGCCGCCGCCGGCGCCGATCCGGTGCGGGTGCCCGCTCCCAAGGTCGACGCCATCGACGCCACAGGCGCCGGCGACTCGGTCATGGCCGCGCTGATCGCCGACCTGCTCCTCGACGGCGAGCCGGACGACCCGGCGGGCTGGGTCGAGCGGGTGGCCTTCGCGCTGCGGGTGGCGGGTCTCGTCTGCGAATCCCCGGGTGGCGCCACCGCCATGCCCACCCGCACCGACGTCACCCGCCGCTTCGGACGTTAG
- a CDS encoding XdhC family protein, giving the protein MPDVFDDLHRRCRAGEAVALATVVATWRSAPQPPGAAMLVTADGTVTGSVSGGCVEADLYERARHVLDTCVPELVHYGVSDDEAYAVGLTCGGMLDVFVERIDDGALAHLDAVAAARRAGEPAAVVTCVAADAGDPPGATPTDPAGRLGRRLALAGGQVTGSLGDDRLDDAAADDALGLLAAGHSGVLRYGYHGQRRGTGLSLFVAAYASAPRMIVFGAIDFAAAVARIGAFLGYRVTVCDARAVFATGRRFPDAHEVVVQWPHRYLRAEIDAGRVDARTVVCVLTHDPKFDVPLLALALRQQVAYVGAMGSRRTHDERHKLLREAGLSPEQLGRLASPIGLDLGGRTPEETAVSVAAQIVAARWGGSGRPLSALDGPIHHPG; this is encoded by the coding sequence GTGCCCGACGTGTTCGACGACCTGCACCGCCGCTGCCGCGCCGGCGAGGCGGTGGCCCTGGCCACAGTCGTCGCCACCTGGCGGTCCGCGCCGCAGCCGCCCGGCGCCGCGATGCTCGTGACCGCCGACGGCACGGTCACCGGCAGCGTCTCCGGTGGCTGCGTCGAGGCCGACCTCTACGAGCGCGCCCGCCACGTGCTCGACACCTGCGTACCGGAGCTGGTCCACTACGGCGTCAGCGACGACGAGGCGTACGCCGTGGGCCTGACCTGCGGCGGGATGCTCGACGTGTTCGTGGAGCGGATCGACGACGGCGCCCTCGCGCACCTGGACGCGGTCGCCGCCGCGCGGCGGGCCGGCGAACCGGCAGCTGTCGTCACCTGCGTGGCGGCCGACGCCGGCGACCCCCCGGGCGCGACGCCTACCGACCCGGCGGGGCGACTGGGTCGACGGCTGGCGCTGGCCGGGGGGCAGGTGACCGGCTCGCTCGGCGACGACCGGCTCGACGACGCCGCGGCCGACGACGCGCTCGGGCTGCTCGCCGCCGGACACAGCGGCGTGCTCCGGTACGGCTACCACGGGCAGCGCCGCGGCACCGGCCTCAGCCTCTTCGTGGCCGCGTACGCCAGCGCCCCCCGGATGATCGTCTTCGGGGCGATCGACTTCGCGGCCGCGGTGGCCCGGATCGGCGCGTTCCTCGGCTACCGGGTGACCGTCTGCGACGCCCGGGCCGTCTTCGCCACCGGTCGGCGCTTCCCGGACGCGCACGAGGTGGTGGTGCAGTGGCCGCACCGCTACCTGCGGGCCGAGATCGACGCCGGCCGGGTCGACGCGCGCACAGTCGTCTGCGTGCTCACCCACGACCCGAAGTTCGACGTGCCGCTGCTGGCGCTGGCCCTGCGCCAACAGGTGGCGTACGTCGGCGCGATGGGGTCGCGGCGCACCCACGACGAGCGGCACAAGCTGCTGCGCGAGGCCGGGCTCAGCCCGGAGCAGCTCGGCCGCCTCGCCTCACCGATCGGGCTGGACCTCGGCGGGCGTACACCCGAGGAGACCGCGGTCAGCGTCGCCGCGCAGATCGTCGCCGCCCGCTGGGGCGGCAGCGGCCGGCCCCTGTCCGCGCTCGACGGACCGATCCACCACCCGGGCTGA